From one Streptomyces sp. NBC_01478 genomic stretch:
- a CDS encoding FAD-binding dehydrogenase: MDADVIVVGAGLAGLVAAHELTSRGRRVALVDQENAANLGGQAFWSFGGLFLVDSPEQRRLGIKDSFDLAWNDWQGSAGFDRVDDEDVWAVRWARAYVEFAAGEKRPWLESHGIKLLPTVGWAERGDLRAHGHGNSVPRFHVTWGTGTGVVEPFVDYARQAARDGLLTFYHRHQVDELVVAEGEARGVRGTVLAEDNAARGVSSSREAIGDFELTAQAVVVTTGGIGANHDIVRRYWPERLGTPPAEMITGVPAYVDGRMLDISAEAGIRLVNRDRMWHYTEGLQNWNPVWPGHGIRILPGPSSLWFDALGRRLPDPCLPGYDTLNTLKYLRTTADLAEHDHSWFILTQKIIEKEFALSGSEQNPDITAKDKKAVLRDRLLGKGAPGPVDAFLRKGADFVTADSLEQLVEKMNQLTDKPLLDAAVVRRQIEARDLQMANPYSKDSQIQGIRNARRYIGDRLGRVATPHRILDPAAGPLIGVKLHVLTRKTLGGIQTDLDSRALGADGAPIGGLYAAGEVAGFGGGGVHGYNALEGTFLGGCLFSGRAAGRAAAKQTA; the protein is encoded by the coding sequence ATGGATGCGGACGTCATCGTCGTCGGAGCCGGTCTGGCCGGTCTGGTCGCGGCCCATGAACTGACCAGCCGGGGACGCAGGGTCGCGCTCGTCGACCAGGAGAACGCGGCCAACCTCGGCGGCCAGGCGTTCTGGTCCTTCGGCGGGCTGTTCCTCGTCGACTCCCCGGAGCAGCGTCGCCTCGGCATCAAGGACTCCTTCGACCTCGCCTGGAACGACTGGCAGGGCAGCGCCGGCTTCGACCGCGTCGACGACGAGGACGTGTGGGCGGTGCGCTGGGCGCGCGCCTACGTCGAGTTCGCGGCCGGCGAGAAGCGGCCCTGGCTGGAGAGCCACGGCATCAAGCTGCTGCCCACCGTGGGCTGGGCGGAGCGCGGCGACCTGCGCGCCCACGGACACGGCAACTCCGTCCCGCGCTTCCACGTCACCTGGGGCACCGGCACCGGAGTCGTCGAACCCTTCGTGGACTACGCCCGGCAGGCCGCCCGCGACGGACTCCTCACCTTCTACCACCGCCACCAGGTCGACGAGTTGGTGGTCGCGGAGGGCGAGGCGCGCGGCGTCCGCGGCACGGTCCTCGCCGAGGACAACGCCGCCCGGGGCGTCTCCTCCAGCCGCGAGGCGATCGGCGATTTCGAACTCACCGCGCAGGCCGTCGTCGTCACCACCGGCGGCATCGGCGCCAACCACGACATCGTCCGCCGCTACTGGCCCGAGCGCCTCGGCACCCCGCCCGCCGAGATGATCACCGGTGTGCCGGCCTACGTCGACGGCCGGATGCTCGACATCAGCGCCGAGGCGGGCATACGGCTCGTCAACCGCGACCGCATGTGGCACTACACCGAGGGCCTGCAGAACTGGAACCCGGTCTGGCCCGGCCACGGCATCCGCATCCTGCCCGGCCCGTCCTCCCTCTGGTTCGACGCCCTCGGCCGCCGCCTGCCCGACCCGTGCCTGCCGGGCTACGACACCCTCAACACCCTCAAGTACCTGCGTACGACGGCGGACTTGGCGGAGCACGACCACTCCTGGTTCATCCTCACCCAGAAGATCATCGAGAAGGAGTTCGCGCTGTCGGGCTCCGAGCAGAACCCCGACATCACCGCCAAGGACAAGAAAGCCGTCCTGCGCGACCGGCTGCTCGGCAAGGGCGCGCCCGGCCCGGTGGACGCCTTCCTGCGCAAGGGCGCGGACTTCGTGACCGCCGACAGTCTTGAGCAACTGGTCGAGAAGATGAACCAGTTGACCGACAAGCCGCTCCTGGACGCGGCCGTGGTGCGGCGCCAGATCGAGGCCCGCGACCTCCAGATGGCCAACCCCTACAGCAAGGACTCCCAGATCCAGGGCATCCGCAACGCCCGCCGCTACATCGGCGACCGGCTCGGCCGCGTCGCCACCCCGCACCGCATCCTCGACCCGGCGGCAGGCCCCCTGATCGGCGTCAAGCTGCACGTCCTCACCCGCAAGACCCTCGGCGGCATCCAGACCGACCTCGACTCCCGCGCGCTGGGCGCGGACGGGGCGCCGATCGGCGGACTGTACGCGGCGGGCGAGGTCGCCGGCTTCGGCGGCGGCGGAGTCCACGGCTACAACGCCCTCGAAGGGACCTTCCTCGGCGGCTGCCTCTTCTCCGGGCGCGCGGCGGGACGAGCGGCGGCCAAGCAGACGGCCTGA
- a CDS encoding alpha-ketoglutarate-dependent dioxygenase AlkB, which translates to MTAHHLQASLFDQTDQLRLGPLDGIRRTTLGLGAWIDVLPGWLGGADALFEELAAEVPWRAERRQMYDQVVAVPRLLAYYGADDVLPHPVLAEARDALSAYYARELGEPFSTSGLCYYRDGRDSVAWHGDRIGRGAHEDTMVAILSVGAPRDLLLRPLRGGESLRRPLGHGDLIVMGGSCQRTWEHCVPKTTRAAGPRISVQFRPHGVR; encoded by the coding sequence ATGACCGCGCACCACCTCCAGGCCTCCCTCTTCGACCAGACCGACCAGCTCCGCCTCGGCCCCCTCGACGGAATCCGCCGTACGACACTGGGGCTCGGCGCCTGGATCGACGTGCTGCCCGGATGGCTCGGCGGCGCCGACGCCCTGTTCGAGGAGCTGGCCGCCGAGGTGCCGTGGCGCGCCGAGCGCCGTCAGATGTACGACCAGGTGGTGGCCGTACCGCGACTGCTCGCCTACTACGGCGCGGACGACGTGCTGCCGCACCCGGTGCTGGCCGAGGCCCGGGACGCGCTCTCGGCGTACTACGCACGGGAGTTGGGCGAGCCGTTCAGCACGTCCGGGCTCTGCTACTACCGGGACGGCCGGGACAGTGTCGCCTGGCACGGCGACCGGATCGGGCGGGGTGCCCACGAGGACACGATGGTGGCGATCCTCTCCGTGGGCGCGCCCCGTGATCTGCTGCTGCGTCCGCTGCGCGGCGGCGAGTCGCTGCGGCGCCCGCTGGGGCACGGCGACCTGATCGTGATGGGCGGCTCCTGTCAGCGGACCTGGGAGCACTGCGTCCCCAAGACCACCCGAGCCGCGGGACCGCGCATCAGCGTGCAGTTCCGCCCGCACGGCGTGCGCTGA
- a CDS encoding M1 family metallopeptidase, translated as MTHLRQQSTRRSAVVATVPVALAALLATAAPAGATTIGSAGAGDPYFPLSGNGGYHVAHYDLTLRYDPVGRHLDGKAVLTARATEKLTRFDLDFKGLKVTGLTVDHVKADFRRDGQELVVTPRHAVRKGQRFQVTVTYNGVPQQVTDPDGSADGWIATDDGAFVAGEPQGAMTWFPANSHPKDKSSYDFTITVPQGRTAVANGVLLGQKTAHGKTTFRWHAPEPMAAYLATATVGKFKVEQYTTRDGVKVYNAVDPREATAAAPVLKQLPSVLEWESKLFGPYPFRSAGSIVDHAPDVGYALETQGRPLYDSAPDIGTLVHENAHQWFGDSVSLTSWKDIWLNEGFATYAEWLYSEQHGGKTAQQTFDALYARKATDGLWAFPPGDPGSGANIFGTPVYARGAMALHELRLAVGDKTFLAILRAWAGGHRYGHGTTAQFVSLAEQKSGRSLGALFQTWLYTKGKPAQP; from the coding sequence GTGACGCACCTCCGGCAGCAGTCCACAAGACGCAGCGCCGTCGTCGCCACCGTCCCCGTCGCCCTCGCGGCCCTGCTCGCGACCGCCGCACCGGCCGGCGCCACGACGATCGGCTCGGCCGGCGCGGGCGACCCGTACTTCCCGCTCTCCGGGAACGGCGGCTACCACGTGGCCCACTACGACCTGACGCTCCGCTACGACCCGGTCGGCCGCCACCTCGACGGCAAGGCGGTCCTCACCGCCCGCGCCACCGAGAAGCTCACCCGCTTCGACCTCGACTTCAAGGGCCTCAAGGTCACCGGCCTCACCGTCGACCACGTCAAGGCGGACTTCCGCCGCGACGGACAGGAACTCGTCGTCACCCCGCGCCACGCCGTGCGCAAGGGACAGCGGTTCCAGGTCACCGTCACCTACAACGGCGTTCCCCAGCAGGTCACCGACCCGGACGGCTCGGCGGACGGCTGGATCGCCACCGACGACGGCGCCTTCGTGGCCGGCGAACCGCAGGGCGCGATGACCTGGTTCCCGGCGAACAGCCACCCCAAGGACAAGTCGTCGTACGACTTCACGATCACGGTCCCGCAGGGGCGCACCGCGGTCGCCAACGGCGTTCTCCTCGGGCAGAAGACCGCTCATGGGAAGACCACCTTCCGCTGGCACGCGCCGGAGCCGATGGCCGCCTACCTCGCCACCGCGACGGTCGGGAAGTTCAAGGTCGAGCAGTACACCACCCGGGACGGGGTCAAGGTGTACAACGCCGTCGACCCGCGCGAGGCCACCGCCGCCGCGCCCGTGCTGAAGCAACTGCCCTCCGTCCTGGAGTGGGAGAGCAAGCTGTTCGGGCCGTACCCGTTCCGCTCGGCCGGGTCGATCGTCGACCACGCCCCGGACGTCGGCTACGCGCTGGAGACGCAGGGGCGGCCGCTCTACGACTCGGCGCCGGACATCGGCACCCTCGTGCACGAGAACGCCCACCAGTGGTTCGGGGACTCCGTGTCGCTGACCTCCTGGAAGGACATCTGGCTCAACGAGGGATTCGCGACCTACGCGGAGTGGCTCTACAGCGAGCAGCACGGCGGCAAGACCGCCCAGCAGACCTTCGACGCGCTGTACGCCCGCAAGGCGACCGACGGCCTGTGGGCGTTCCCGCCCGGCGACCCGGGCAGCGGCGCCAACATCTTCGGCACGCCCGTGTACGCCCGCGGAGCCATGGCCCTGCACGAACTGCGCCTGGCCGTCGGCGACAAGACCTTCCTCGCGATCCTGCGCGCGTGGGCGGGCGGGCACCGCTACGGGCACGGCACCACCGCACAGTTCGTCAGCCTGGCGGAGCAGAAATCGGGCAGAAGTCTCGGTGCCCTCTTCCAGACCTGGCTCTACACGAAAGGCAAGCCGGCCCAGCCGTAG
- a CDS encoding MBL fold metallo-hydrolase, giving the protein MRAEVRQVADGTYLVHGSNTNWVILADGDAVTLVDTGYPGDRALVLDSLEQVGSSPKAVTAVLITHAHNDHLGSAEYLRDTYGTPVYLHEVEVPHARREFLQQVTVGDVLKNIWRPGVLPWMVHTIRVGGTEQHPVAAPQAFAGAGPLDLPGRPVPVHTPGHTSGHCVFHLPDSGIVISGDALVSGHATSRIKGPQLLPDMFHHERDRAVASLDILEALDADTLLPGHGPLHTGPVREAAQRAREHAI; this is encoded by the coding sequence ATGCGGGCAGAAGTACGCCAAGTCGCGGACGGCACCTATCTGGTGCACGGCAGCAACACCAACTGGGTGATCCTCGCTGATGGTGACGCGGTCACGTTGGTGGACACCGGTTATCCCGGGGACCGCGCGCTGGTGCTCGACTCCCTTGAGCAGGTGGGGAGTTCACCCAAGGCGGTCACGGCGGTGCTGATCACCCACGCCCACAACGACCATCTCGGTTCGGCGGAGTATCTGCGCGACACCTACGGCACTCCGGTATACCTGCACGAGGTCGAAGTGCCGCACGCGCGGCGGGAGTTCCTCCAACAGGTGACCGTCGGGGACGTCTTGAAGAACATCTGGCGTCCGGGAGTCCTGCCGTGGATGGTGCACACGATCCGTGTCGGAGGCACCGAGCAGCATCCCGTCGCCGCTCCCCAGGCATTCGCAGGTGCGGGCCCGCTGGACCTGCCCGGCCGGCCCGTCCCCGTGCACACCCCCGGCCACACCAGCGGGCACTGCGTCTTCCATCTCCCGGACAGCGGGATCGTCATCTCCGGGGACGCCCTGGTGAGCGGCCACGCCACCTCGCGGATCAAGGGACCGCAACTGCTCCCCGACATGTTCCATCACGAGCGCGACCGTGCCGTGGCCTCGCTGGACATCCTCGAAGCGCTGGACGCCGACACCCTGCTGCCCGGCCACGGCCCCCTGCACACCGGTCCGGTCCGTGAGGCGGCACAGCGCGCCCGCGAACACGCGATCTAA
- a CDS encoding MSMEG_1061 family FMN-dependent PPOX-type flavoprotein, whose protein sequence is MTTSLAGSAFDSLHLDAVRDEEALRRVYGLPRDTAVRKQMTELTEQTRQLIGCSSLVLVASADTEGNCDVSPRGGPAGFVAVLDARTVAIPDATGNKRLDTLQNVVATGRAGLLFVIPGRTTTLRVNGRAVVSTRPDLLSQLTAVGKPPASALVVGIEEVYPHCPKSLLRSGAWKPEQWLPADAQPTSAEVTLAQLRMPELTIADIEQTEADSLKYRYE, encoded by the coding sequence ATGACGACATCACTCGCCGGCAGTGCGTTCGACTCGCTCCATCTCGATGCCGTACGTGACGAGGAGGCGCTGCGCCGGGTCTACGGACTCCCTCGTGATACGGCCGTGCGCAAGCAGATGACCGAACTCACCGAGCAGACCCGGCAGTTGATCGGTTGCTCGTCGCTGGTCCTGGTCGCCAGCGCCGACACGGAGGGCAACTGCGACGTCTCCCCGCGCGGCGGCCCCGCCGGATTCGTGGCCGTCCTGGACGCACGGACGGTGGCGATACCGGACGCGACCGGCAACAAGCGTCTGGACACCCTGCAGAACGTCGTGGCCACCGGACGGGCCGGGCTGCTGTTCGTCATCCCGGGGCGGACCACGACACTCAGGGTGAACGGCCGGGCCGTGGTCTCCACCCGCCCGGACCTGCTGTCGCAGTTGACGGCCGTGGGCAAGCCGCCGGCCAGTGCGCTGGTGGTGGGGATCGAGGAGGTCTACCCTCACTGCCCCAAGTCGCTGCTGCGCAGCGGGGCCTGGAAGCCGGAGCAGTGGCTGCCGGCGGACGCCCAGCCGACCTCGGCCGAGGTGACGCTGGCCCAACTGCGGATGCCGGAGTTGACGATCGCCGACATCGAGCAGACGGAGGCGGACTCGCTGAAGTACCGGTACGAGTAG
- a CDS encoding oleate hydratase has protein sequence MAKAYLVGSGIASLSAAAFLIREGGFAGSDIVILEEQDRKGGSLDAAGSPETGYTMRGGRMFEIHFDCTYDLLGSIPSLDDPSKSVTEDTFAFHEDFAWDDHARLVDAAGKVVDTHSMGFSERDRLELVKCVSTPEHLLDGKRITDCFGEGFFRTDFWWMWCTTFAFEPWHSAIEFRRYLNRFVHLFKTFDSMSGIYRTRFNQYDSIVRPLVKWLTEQGVTVQLGTRVTDLRLAEGDALTVEALTWTREGRSEETVLGRGDLVLVTNGSMTADSTLGSTDTAPVLDSSGSAGSWRLWETLAAKRPGRLGDPSVFNSSITDSTWASFTVTTKDPTFFALMEKFSGSEAGKGGLITFKDSNWLLTIVLNHQPHFHEQPEDTFVWWGYGLFPDREGDFVRKPMRACTGREILDEVLHHLRFEEGPQILDHSIVIPALMPYITSQFLVRSAGDRPQVVPEGSTNLAFIGQYAEVPDDVVFTVEYSVRTAWTAVAQLLDLDRQPPPVYKGGHDPRVLVDALRTMHRH, from the coding sequence ATGGCGAAGGCTTACCTGGTCGGAAGCGGCATCGCGTCCTTGTCCGCGGCGGCGTTCCTGATCCGCGAGGGCGGGTTCGCAGGGTCGGACATCGTGATCCTGGAGGAGCAGGACCGGAAGGGCGGCAGCCTGGACGCGGCCGGATCGCCCGAGACCGGGTACACGATGCGCGGCGGCCGGATGTTCGAGATCCACTTCGACTGCACCTACGACCTGCTGGGCTCGATCCCGTCCCTGGACGACCCGTCGAAGTCGGTGACCGAGGACACCTTCGCCTTCCACGAGGACTTCGCCTGGGACGACCACGCCCGGCTCGTCGACGCGGCGGGCAAGGTCGTCGACACGCACTCCATGGGCTTCTCCGAGCGCGACCGGCTGGAACTGGTGAAGTGCGTGAGCACCCCGGAGCACCTGCTCGACGGCAAGCGCATCACGGACTGCTTCGGCGAAGGCTTCTTCCGCACCGACTTCTGGTGGATGTGGTGCACCACTTTCGCCTTCGAGCCGTGGCACAGCGCGATCGAGTTCCGCCGCTACCTCAACCGCTTCGTCCACCTCTTCAAGACCTTCGACTCCATGTCGGGGATCTACCGGACCCGTTTCAACCAGTACGACTCCATCGTGCGCCCGCTGGTGAAATGGCTGACCGAGCAGGGAGTGACCGTCCAACTCGGCACGCGGGTAACCGACTTGCGGCTGGCCGAAGGGGACGCGCTCACCGTGGAGGCGCTCACCTGGACGCGGGAGGGCCGTAGCGAGGAGACAGTGCTCGGCCGCGGTGACCTCGTGCTGGTCACCAACGGCTCGATGACGGCAGACTCGACGCTCGGCTCGACCGACACCGCGCCCGTGCTGGACAGTTCCGGCAGCGCGGGATCCTGGCGGCTGTGGGAGACGCTCGCGGCGAAGCGACCGGGCCGGCTGGGGGACCCGTCGGTCTTCAACTCCTCCATCACGGACTCCACTTGGGCGTCCTTCACGGTGACGACGAAGGACCCGACCTTCTTCGCGCTGATGGAGAAGTTCAGCGGCAGTGAGGCCGGCAAGGGCGGGCTGATCACGTTCAAGGACTCCAACTGGCTGCTGACCATCGTCCTCAACCACCAGCCGCACTTCCACGAGCAGCCCGAGGACACCTTCGTGTGGTGGGGGTACGGCCTCTTCCCGGACAGGGAGGGCGACTTCGTCCGCAAGCCGATGCGCGCGTGCACGGGCCGGGAGATCCTGGACGAGGTCCTGCACCACCTCCGCTTCGAGGAGGGCCCGCAGATCCTCGACCACTCGATCGTGATCCCGGCGCTGATGCCGTACATCACCAGCCAGTTCCTGGTCCGCAGTGCGGGAGACCGCCCGCAGGTCGTCCCCGAGGGCTCCACCAACCTGGCCTTCATCGGCCAGTACGCCGAGGTCCCCGACGACGTCGTCTTCACCGTCGAGTACTCGGTACGCACCGCCTGGACCGCCGTGGCCCAGCTCCTGGACCTGGACCGGCAGCCGCCGCCGGTCTACAAGGGCGGCCACGACCCGAGGGTGCTGGTCGACGCCCTGCGCACGATGCACCGCCACTGA
- a CDS encoding TetR/AcrR family transcriptional regulator: MVTEVTPKRVTRRRVRTRANLLAAAFAVFAAKGYGRVSIEEVCEAAGYSRGAFYSNFDSLDELFFALYQERAELIADQVSGAFALDGPDLDVPAAVDRVTDVLLLDLDWLLVKTDFLVHAARNPAVAQTLLDHRARLRGAIAHRLARARGLVELPAVLGDLDAASYAVVAAYDGVTTQLLLDKDVEHARVWLKQLLTALLTDGSNTLE; encoded by the coding sequence ATGGTGACTGAGGTGACGCCCAAGCGTGTGACCAGGCGCCGTGTCCGTACTCGGGCCAATCTGCTGGCCGCCGCGTTCGCGGTGTTCGCCGCCAAGGGGTACGGGCGGGTCTCCATCGAGGAGGTCTGCGAGGCCGCCGGTTACAGCAGGGGTGCCTTCTACTCGAACTTCGACAGCTTGGACGAGCTGTTCTTCGCCCTCTACCAGGAGCGGGCCGAGCTGATCGCGGACCAGGTGTCCGGTGCCTTCGCCCTCGACGGACCGGACCTCGACGTACCGGCCGCCGTGGACCGCGTCACCGACGTGCTCCTCCTCGACCTGGACTGGCTCCTGGTCAAGACGGACTTCCTGGTGCACGCGGCCCGGAACCCGGCCGTCGCGCAGACCCTGCTCGACCACCGGGCGCGGCTGCGCGGGGCGATCGCGCACCGGCTCGCCCGCGCCCGGGGCCTGGTCGAACTCCCCGCCGTGCTCGGCGACTTGGACGCGGCGTCGTACGCCGTGGTCGCCGCGTACGACGGGGTCACCACCCAACTGCTGCTGGACAAGGACGTGGAGCACGCCCGTGTCTGGCTCAAGCAACTCCTCACCGCGCTGCTGACCGACGGCAGCAACACCCTTGAATGA
- a CDS encoding potassium transporter Kup yields the protein MTDHGHGAAADEAPAGPPQTRPPSARDAVRLAVVIGALGVVFGDIGTSPIYTLQTVFSPGDPHPVPVSTQNVYGVVSLVFWSVTVIVTVTYVLLAMRADNDGEGGIMALITLVGRWSSQRGRRAAVALTALGIFGASLFFGDSMITPAISVLSAVEGLKVVEPSLDDAVVPVTAVIIVLLFLVQRRGTAAVGRVFGPIMILWFVAIGACGVVGIADHPAILRALWPSYALGFLFGHFGTAFFALAAVVLAVTGAEALYADMGHFGRRAITRGWLLLVFPACVLSYFGQGALILDDPDNISSPFFLLVPHWGRWPMVLLATAATVIASQAVITGAYSVASQAARLGYLPRLRIAHTSESTIGQIYVPWINWLLMVSVLTLVFAFRSSAALAFAFGMAVTGTITITTLLFFYVARAKWGTPLWLIATGATLLLTVDLLFVAANLTKLVHGAWLPLLIGLTAFTVMTTWQRGRELVTAERADHEGSLREFVDELRSGERPVLQVPGTAVFLNRGKQTAPLAMRANVEHNHVRHEQVVILSIETEPVPRVPADRRIVVDGLGYADDGMVHVTARFGYMETPDVPGTLAMLDPADTEGPLLLDQASYFLSTIELRRGPAPTMAPWRKRLFIATSHITADAAEHFGLPRDRTIIMGWHIEV from the coding sequence ATGACCGATCATGGGCACGGGGCCGCAGCGGACGAGGCGCCCGCGGGGCCGCCACAGACTCGTCCGCCGAGTGCGCGGGACGCGGTGCGGCTCGCGGTGGTGATCGGTGCTCTCGGCGTGGTCTTCGGGGACATCGGGACCAGCCCGATCTACACCCTCCAGACCGTGTTCAGCCCGGGCGACCCGCACCCGGTCCCGGTCAGCACCCAGAACGTGTACGGGGTGGTGTCGCTGGTCTTCTGGTCGGTGACGGTCATCGTCACGGTCACCTATGTGCTGCTGGCGATGCGCGCCGACAACGACGGCGAGGGCGGCATCATGGCGCTGATCACCCTCGTGGGGCGCTGGAGTTCACAGCGGGGGCGGCGGGCCGCCGTCGCGCTGACCGCGCTGGGCATCTTCGGGGCGTCGCTGTTCTTCGGCGACAGCATGATCACGCCGGCGATCTCGGTGCTGTCCGCGGTCGAGGGGCTCAAGGTCGTCGAACCGTCGCTGGACGACGCGGTCGTGCCGGTCACCGCGGTGATCATCGTGCTGCTGTTCCTGGTGCAGCGCAGGGGAACCGCGGCGGTGGGCCGGGTGTTCGGGCCGATCATGATCCTCTGGTTCGTGGCGATCGGCGCGTGCGGTGTCGTCGGGATCGCCGATCACCCGGCCATTCTCCGGGCGCTGTGGCCGAGTTACGCGCTGGGCTTTCTCTTCGGCCACTTCGGCACCGCCTTCTTCGCGCTCGCCGCGGTCGTGCTCGCGGTCACCGGCGCGGAGGCCCTCTACGCGGACATGGGGCACTTCGGCCGCCGGGCCATCACCCGCGGCTGGCTGCTCCTCGTCTTCCCCGCCTGTGTCCTGAGCTACTTCGGGCAGGGCGCGCTGATCCTCGACGACCCGGACAACATCAGCAGCCCGTTCTTCCTGCTCGTGCCCCACTGGGGACGCTGGCCGATGGTCCTGCTCGCCACGGCGGCCACCGTGATCGCCTCGCAGGCGGTGATCACCGGCGCCTACTCGGTCGCCTCCCAGGCCGCCCGGCTCGGCTATCTGCCGAGGCTGCGGATCGCGCACACCTCCGAGTCCACCATCGGCCAGATCTACGTCCCCTGGATCAACTGGCTGCTCATGGTCTCGGTCCTCACCCTGGTCTTCGCGTTCCGCAGCTCCGCGGCGCTGGCCTTCGCGTTCGGCATGGCGGTCACCGGCACCATCACCATCACCACCCTGCTGTTCTTCTACGTCGCCCGCGCGAAATGGGGCACGCCCCTGTGGCTGATCGCCACCGGCGCGACCCTGCTGCTCACCGTCGACCTGCTGTTCGTGGCGGCCAACCTGACCAAGCTCGTCCACGGCGCGTGGCTGCCGCTGCTGATCGGCCTCACCGCGTTCACCGTCATGACGACCTGGCAGCGCGGCCGCGAGCTCGTCACCGCCGAACGGGCCGACCACGAGGGCTCGTTGCGCGAGTTCGTCGACGAACTCCGCAGCGGGGAGCGGCCGGTGCTCCAGGTCCCGGGCACGGCGGTGTTCCTCAACCGGGGCAAGCAGACGGCGCCGCTCGCCATGCGGGCCAACGTGGAACACAACCACGTACGGCACGAGCAGGTCGTGATCCTCTCCATCGAGACCGAGCCCGTGCCCCGCGTCCCGGCCGACCGGCGGATCGTCGTCGACGGCCTCGGCTACGCCGACGACGGGATGGTCCATGTCACCGCCCGCTTCGGCTACATGGAGACACCGGACGTGCCCGGCACGCTGGCCATGCTCGACCCGGCGGACACCGAGGGGCCGTTGCTGCTCGACCAGGCGTCCTACTTCCTGTCGACGATCGAGCTGCGGCGCGGCCCGGCACCCACGATGGCGCCCTGGCGCAAACGGCTGTTCATCGCCACCTCCCACATCACGGCCGACGCCGCCGAGCACTTCGGCCTGCCCCGCGACCGGACGATCATCATGGGCTGGCACATCGAGGTGTAG
- a CDS encoding DUF488 domain-containing protein encodes MTVRVRRVYDPPEPEDGVRVLVDRLWPRGLSKDAARVDEWPKPLTPSTELRRWYHAGEGSHDEFSSRYEAELAEPEAAQLLHTLRNLVRMGPVTLVTAVRSPQESHASVLARLLEG; translated from the coding sequence GTGACCGTCCGAGTGCGCCGTGTCTACGATCCGCCCGAGCCCGAGGACGGTGTGCGCGTCCTGGTCGACCGGCTGTGGCCGCGCGGCCTGTCCAAGGACGCGGCCCGCGTCGACGAGTGGCCCAAGCCCCTCACCCCGTCCACCGAACTGCGCCGCTGGTACCACGCGGGCGAGGGGTCCCACGACGAGTTCAGCAGCCGCTACGAGGCGGAGCTCGCCGAACCCGAGGCGGCTCAACTCCTGCACACTTTGCGGAACTTGGTCCGGATGGGGCCGGTGACCCTGGTCACGGCGGTCAGGTCACCGCAGGAGAGTCACGCCTCGGTGCTGGCCCGCCTCCTGGAGGGGTGA